CTTCTCGCTGATTCCGTTCTTATAAAACTGTGACTTTTTGCCATCGATCGAAGCACTGCATTCATACTCGTCTGGCCGCCCCAGGGCTCTTTTGCTCCGTTGACATAAAGGAATACAGGAGGAGCACAATGGACTGGATAGAGTTGCTCGTTTATAGCGTGTTGCTGACGATGACGGCGCCGCTTATCGGAGCGATGGTGGCGACGGTTTTTGATCCGATCATGTTGCGAAGACCGATCGCAGTAGCGGAGCGATGGATTTCGCTGATCACACGTATTGATCTACAGGAGTCGATGGGCTGGCGCCGCTATGCGTTAACCGCACTGCTTTTCAACCTCGTCGGATTTGTCGTTCTGCTTGTGATGCAGCTCTGGCAGTCCGGGCTGCCGCTGAATCCTGCCGACAAAACCGGCGTGCCTCTGGATCTCGCTTTTAATACGGCGGTGAGCTTTGTTACGAATACGAACTGGCAGGCCTATTCCGGCGAGGATGCGATGTCGTATTTCGTTCAGATGGTCGGATTGGGCGTTCAGAACTTCGTCAGCGCAGCGACGGGCATCGCCGTCCTGATCGCGTTGATTCGCGGCTTGCGACAGGGCGAATCCGAAGGGATCGGCAACTTCTGGTCTGATCTGTTTCGTTCCGTAATGCTGTTGCTTCCTTTTTCATTTATCCTGGCGATCTTTCTCGTTTCGCAGGGTGTCGTGATGAACTTCGATGCTCCGGTAACCTCCGTGTTCGATGGTTTTACACAGATACTGCCGCAGGGACCGGGAGCCTCGCAGATCGCCATCAAGCAGCTGGGCACGAACGGCGGCGGCTATTTCGGCGTGAACAGCGCTCATCCTTACGAGAATCCGACAGAGTTAGCCAATCTGGCCGAATCGCTTTCTATACTCATTCTGCCCGCCGCCCTTGTTTTTACGTTTGGTCGGATGATCGGCGATGTGCGGCAGGGCCGGGCCCTTTTCGCCGCGATGATGATTCTCTTTCTTGTCGGCCTTGGCGTCTCACTCCTGTCGGAGTTTCAGGCCAATCCGGCGCTCGGCGTACAGGCCGGCGAGATGATGGAGGGCAAGGAGACGCGCTTCGGCGTTACGCAGAGCGTGCTCTGGTCGGTGGCGACCACGGCCGCTTCCAACGGATCGGTAAACGCCATGCATGACAGCCTCAGTCCGCTTTCGGGCGGTGTGGCGCTACTCAACATGCTTCTGGGCGAGATCGTATTCGGCGGCGTCGGATCGGGGTTATACGGCATGATCCTCTTTGTTGTTCTGACCGTATTTATGACGGGCCTGATGGTCGGGCGCAGTCCTGAGTATCTCGGCAAGAGAATCGAGGCCTTCGAAGTAAAGATGGCCATGATCGGAGTGCTGGTTCCGGGCGGAGTGGTGCTCGTTCTGACGGGCATTGCATGTATCTATGAACCGGCGCTGCAGAGCCTTACGAATACCGGCCCGCATGGATTCGCGGAGATACTCTACGCCTTCGCCTCGGGAGCCAATAACAACGGGTCGGCCTTCGGCGGTCTTGCGGCGAATACGCCGTTCTATAATTATACGATCGGTGGCGCCATGCTTCTCGGTAGATACGCTCCGATGGTGACGACGCTTGCTATCGCAGGGTCGCTTGCTCGAAAGCGAATCGCTCCGCCTTCCAGCGGCGTTTTTCCTACGCATTCGCCGCTTTTCGTGCTGTTGTTGATCGGCGTTATACTTATCGTCGGAGCGTTAACCTTTTTCCCGGCCCTCACGCTCGGACCGATCCTTGAACATCTTCTTATGCAGTCAGGAGTGACATTATGAACATCGAACGTGATTTTGGCGAATTCCCTCGCATTCAGGTCGACACGTCGGCACATCAGCCTTCCTCTCCGGAGGATCGTCGTAAGAGCTTTAACCGAAAGATCTTTATAGACAGTCTGCGCAGAGCGGTCATGAAGATGCATCCGAAGGAGCAGTTGAAAAACCCGGTAATGTTTCTCGTGAATATCGGCGCTCTGATCACGACGGGCATCGTAGCTTACGAAGGCTTCACAACCTATCGGGCGGTGTCATCGGCGGAGAGTGGCTCCCTGTTTTTTCATCTGCAGATCATGGCGTGGCTCTGGTTCACCGTCCTGTTCGCTAATTTTGCAGAGGCTGTGGCTGAGGGAAGGGGCCGAGCCCAATCGGAGTCTCTACGCAAGAACCGAGCGGAAACGATGGCCCGTCGTCTCAAAGGGGGGAACGGCAACTTTGCAGATCGCTCTGAAGAGTTCGTTCGAGCCTCGGAACTTCGTGTCGACGATATCGTCGTCTGCGAGGCAGGCGATATCATCCCCTCTGACGGGGACGTGATCGAGGGCGTGGCCAGCGTCGACGAATCGGCCGTTACGGGAGAATCGGCCCCCGTCGTGCGCGAAAGCGGCGGCGACCGCTCGGCCGTTACCGGCGGCACACGCGTCACAAGCGACCGTATCTACATTCGAATCACGACGGCTCCTGGCGATACGTTTCTTGATCGTATGATTGCTATGGTAGAAGGTGCCAGCCGTCAGAAGACGCCCAATGAGATCGCGTTAAGCATACTGCTTGTGGCGCTGTCGGGCATCTTCGTTCTGGCCGTCGGTGCGATGATTCCGTTTCTCATTTATACGGCTCGCGGAGCGCAGGTAGATCCCTCCTCTCTCGTCGATGTTCCCGTTCTGATCGCCCTTCTTGTCTGTTTGATTCCGACGACGATCGGCGGCTTGCTCTCGGCGATCGGCATCAGCGGCATGGATCGATTGATTCGCAAAAACGTCATCGCGACATCGGGTAAGGCGGTCGAGGCCGCGGGCGATATCGACGTTCTTCTGCTCGACAAGACGGGAACGATCACTCTCGGCAACAGAATGGCCGTGCAATTCCTGCCGGCGGCCGCCGTCGACGAGCTTGAGTTAGCCGAAGCGGCGCAACTCGCCTCTCTCTCCGATGAGACTCCGGAGGGACGATCCATCGTCGTTCTGGCAAAAGAGCGATTCGGCCTGCGAGCCCGGGACATCGGGAACTGCACGGTGATTCCGTTCAGCGCCCAGACCCGAATGAGCGGCATCGATATTCCGGCAACGGATGGTCGTCCGGCTCGATCTTTGCGTAAGGGTGCCGCCGATGCGGTACGCCGTATGGTTCTCGATTCGGGCAAGGCCTTTCCCTACGAAGTCAATATGTACGTCGAAGATATCGCACAGGCCGGCGGTACTCCGCTGGTAGTCACGGACGCGGGGCGCGTACTCGGCGTTATCTTTTTAAAGGACGTGATTAAAGGCGGCATTCGCGAGCGCTTCGCACAACTGCGTCGTATGGGCATCCGCACCGTCATGATCACCGGGGATAACGCGACGACGGCCGCTGCGATCGCCGCCGAGGCGGGCGTGGACGATTTCATGGCGCAGGCGACGCCCGAGGCCAAGCTCGCGCGCATCCGGGAGGAGCAGGCCGCCGGTCATCTCGTCGCTATGACGGGAGACGGAACGAACGACGCTCCGGCGCTGGCGCAGGCCGACGTAGGCGTGGCGATGAACACGGGAACACAGGCCGCTCGCGAGGCCGGCAACATGGTCGATCTTGATTCTAATCCGACGAAGCTCATCGATATCGTCGAGACGGGGAAGCAGCTTCTGATGACGCGGGGCGCGCTTACGATGTTCAGCATCGCCAACGACGTTGCCAAGTATTTCGCGATTCTGCCCGCCATGCTCGGCGGACTCTATGCGGCGGATAACTCCGGTCCGTTGCAGCAATTGAATCTGATGAATCTGGCCACCCCGCAGAGCGCCGTGCTCTCGGCTATCATCTTCAACGCCCTGATCATCGTCGCGCTGATACCGCTCGCTCTTCGCGGAGTGAAATACCGTGCTGTCGGCGCCGAATCGCTGCTCCGACGAAATCTGATCGTCTACGGCTTCGGGGGCCTGATCGCTCCTTTCGCGGGGATTAAGCTCATCGATCTCGCCGTGGTGACGATGGGCCTTGTTTAGCCGTACAGTCGGCGAGAATACTCCAGAGAGCTTATAATGGAAAAACATATGCTTTATCTCAAAATCCTGTTTCAGTCCGTGGTCGGACTCTTATTCCTCACATTGCTTACCGGCATCGTCTATCCGCTTGCCGTATTCGGTTTCGCTCAGGCGATCTTTCCTTATCAGAGCAACGGCTCGCTCATCATTGATCGGTCGGGGGGCGTTCTTGGTTCGCAGCTGATCGGGCGTCGCTATGAAAGCGCCGGGTACCTGAAAGGTCGGCCGTCCGCATCGGAGTATGCAGCCGGTGCGGCGTCGAATCTCGGTCCGATGGATCGCCGGCTGAAGGATCGTGAGCAGAGTGACGATCGACAACCTGTGCTTCTGCGCTTCAGCTCGGGAAGCGGACTTGATCCGCATATTTCTGGTGATGCCGCCCGTTTTCAGTTCGACCGTATTCTGTCCGAACGGAATATGAAGGAAGATCAGAGAGCGAGCCTCGAACAGATACTCGCGAAGTGCGGCGAGACCCGGTCGCTTTTCAGAGCGGACAAGGTGAACGTCTTCTGTTTTAATCGCCTGCTCGATGAAAAGACGTCAGATCGCTGAAGGATATTTATGGTTAACGTCTGTAATTCCTGATTCGGATCATCCCTATGCAAGATTACAATCGACCTGATCCGGACGCCCTTCTGCGGCAGATCCAGAAAGAGGAACAGAAGAGGCGTCGCGGACGTCTGACGATATTTCTCGGTATGGCTGCGGGCGTCGGCAAGACCTACGCGATGCTTCAGGCGTCGCACCGGCGCAAAACCGAGAGAAACGTGCTGATAGGATTCGTCGAAACGCATGGGCGGGCTGAGACGGCGGCTCTGCTTGAAGGATTGCCGGTGCTTCCGCGCAAGAAGATCGAGTACAGAGGCGTCCAGCTTGAAGAGATGGATCTTGACGCAGTGCTTGAGAGACGCCCCGACGTCGTCGTCGTCGACGAGCTCGCCCATACAAACGTGCCGGGAACGCGACATGCAAAGCGGTGGCAGGATGTCGTCGAGATTATTGAGGCGGGCATCGATGTGTGGACCGCCGTGAATGTGCAGCATGTGGAGTCGCGGTCGGGGACGGCGGCGCAGATTGCCGGCGCAGAGATTCGCGAAACGATCCCCGACAGCGTGCTTGATATGGCCGACGAGATCGATCTCATCGATATCGCTCCCGATGAGCTGCTGGAACGGTTGCAGGCTGGCCGTATCTACGAGAGGGACCGTGCCCGTCGCGCCCTGGATAATTTTTTCAAGCCGGAGCGTCTTATCGCCCTGCGAGAGCTCTCGCTTCGACTAACGGCGGAGCATGTCGATCAGAGCCTGCGCGAGCAGATGCGAGAGAAGCATATCGAGGGGCCGTGGAAGGCGAACGAGCGCCTGCTCGTGGCCGTTTCTTCTTCGCCGACGGCCGCCGATCTCATACGCTGGACGCGTCGTCAGGCCTACACGCTGGATTCGCCGTGGACGGCGGTTTATGTGGAGGGATCGCGTCCTCCCGATGCGGTAGATCGACGACGCATCGAATCACATCTTGATCTGGCGAGAGAACTTGGCGCGGAGGTCATCGTCACACACGACGAAAACGTCGCCGAGGGCATATTGCGGGTCGCACGCGAAACCAATGTGACGCAGATCGTGCTGGGGCGTACCGGGCTATCGAGATTTGCCGACGTCTTGCGCGGCGGTTCGATCACAAACCGACTGCTTCGCAACAGCGGAAGCATTGATATTCACGTTGTCGCCGCTCCGCATAAATCGCAGAAAGAAACGAAGCTCAAAGAAGAAGTGTCTTCATCATTAGCAGGTCGTTTCATCTCCAATCGACTGCAATACGCCGTGGCCGCGCTTGCCGTCGGCATCGTGACGAGGCTCGGTCTTGCCGCTCTTCCGGTTGTCGGCTACTGGTCGATCTCGCTTTTCTTTTTGCTAGCCGTACTCTTGCTTGCACTCGTCGTCGGTCGCGGCCCCGTTCTACTCGCCGCTGTCCGGGGGGAGTAGAGATAAAGGGTGATGTGGAGTTATATGGGGAATGGATCTGTCGGAAAACGGGGGGAAAACGGGCCAATCCACCCCATTCAGACACCTAAACTGTCACAGAGAGTGTCACAGGCTGACACACGATTCCTTGCCTATCACAGCGCCGCGATCGATTGAGGACACCATAGCGCCCGCCAAAATCCGAATTACCGGGGGGATAACGGAGTTTCCGAGCTGCTTGTAGGCCTGAGAATCGCTCACCGGGAAGACAAAATCGTCTGGGTAGCCCATCAGGCGAGCGCATTCTCTGGGCGTCAGCCTGCGAGGATTTCGGCCTATTTGCTCGATGAGAATCTCGGCGCCATCTTTTCCGTAGCGTGCGGGCAGCGTATTTGCGCAGCCGTCGAGATCTGCGAACCCTTTGACTCCAAATCCATTCCCTTTCTGGCGGTGCTTTTCGGCATGGCCTTGCAAGTAAGACCATGTTTTATCGCCGAGCGTATATCGCTCAGGAACATCTACATCGAGGATATCGGCGAGCTTCGGCAACGGGCTCTCGTCAAAGAGTGATCCGCTGATTGCATCTTCGAAGCGACGCACAAACGCTGCCCATGCTGCTCGATCTCTAAAGCCGGCGATGTATATGCGCTGCCGCTTTTGCGGTACCCAGAATCGTCCATCAATCAATTGTACGAAGAGCTTATATCCGAGAGCTTCCAGCGATTTCTGGATAACCGTAAAGGTGCGGCCTCTGTCGTGTGCTTGGAGGTTTTTCACGTTTTCGAGCAGGAAGGCCGACGGCTGATGCCATTCCAGAATCCGAAGTATCTCGAAGAAGAGCGTGCCAGACGTCTTATCGGCAAAGCCATGTGGTCGCCCCATCGATTGCTTCTTCGAAACGCCGGCAGAGCTGAACGGCTGACAGGGAAAACCGGCACAAAGCACATCGAATCGCGGAATATCCATGGCATGGATGTTCCGAATATCTCCAGCGGGCTCATCACCGAAGTTCTCTTTGTATGTTCGTCGGGCCGATGGATTGATCTCGGATGAAAAAACGCAGCGGGCTCCGACTGACTCGAAGGCCAGCCTGAACCCGCCGATACCGGCAAAGAGATCAATGATCCTGACAGGATTCATTGCGTTTACTTTTTCCATCAGCTAACCTTCTTTCGAAGGCTTCCTTTGCTGCCTTCTTATGACCTTTAAGAAACGGTTGGTCGGCGATAGTAACCTTAAAGACCTCGTTGTCTTTGATGCCGTACCATCGAATCAGAGCTTTGATTGCTTGATCGAAACTAACCGCCTCCATCCGAAACGGAATGCTGACCCTCATGTACGTCTTGTTATCCAGAAACTCGATTCGTCCGCTAAACGCCCTCATACAGTTTCGCTCTCCTCAACCTGCTTGAGCACAGGACGTGTGTTCCTCTGTCGGTGCAGACATTCGATCATTGCTACAGCTACGGCAGCGACCTGGATCAATTCCTTTTCATAGTTTTCAATGAGCGTATGAACCGGATGATTTGCTGCATGATATTGCAATGGATTGATCGTAGTCTCAAAGTGTGCCTCAATGGCAGCCTTGCATACTTCCCCATATTCCTCACCCAGAATACCGAGCCAAATGGTTGGCTCGTGATTTTGCTCTCCCCACATGCCATCCTGTCGCTCTCGTTCCTTGGATATTGCATTGAAAATGTCGATCCTGTTCATGCCTTCCTCCGTTTGCCTTCGCTAAACTTCTTTAGATTCTGCCTGGCCTCGTCTGCGTGTTGAGGGCCGAGTTCGATGCCTATGAATTCTCTGTTGTGCTTCAACGCTGCGATGCCTGTCATGCCGGCACCCGCGAAAGGATCGAGGACCGTGGCGGGTTTCACAAGACCACTGCACGAACAGGAGCGCTTCCAGTGGTACTCATAGATCCGAGATGCAGAGTCGAGTATTCTGCGCTTCACGTCGGAGGGGTTCGGGGCTGAAGCATCTTCGTAGTCCTTTCTGCCTTTGCCGTTGTACTGACCGCGTGCATCGCTGCCCATCGCTCGAACCTTGTCGGTCACCTGCCTGCCGACAACCGTTCGATGCTCGACGAGCGGCGCATGACATTGCTCACAGACGCCCACGCTCGGCGTGCCGCCAATGATCAGGGGTTCGACGAGCTCCGGCGGGTACGTAGCTGTGTGTGCTCCGTCATAAGACCCGGGCCGAACGATCCAGACAGAATCCCATCCGTGAGTTCCGTGATTCTTAACATGGCGCTTATTCCAGTAGTATTGCTGGCTCTTCGAGAAAAAGAGAAAAGCTTCATGCCTCGTGTTCGGCCGATCGTTAGCCGATTCCGGAAAACCTCCACCTTTATACCAGATGCAATATTGTCGCCAGATCCAACCGTCTGCCTGTAAAGCAAGGGCCAACCGGCTGGGGACTCCGATCAGATTCTTAGACGCAAGGCCGTCAATCCGACAACTTCCTTTGCGCCGCTCGCCTGCTCGTCGCCAGTTTCGTTCTGCACGGCCGCATGTCCTCGCCCCGCCGGGGCCGGTGAACTTGTCGCCGATGTTGATCCAGAGAGTGCCGGTCTTGTGCAGCACGTCTCTTACTCCTCTGAACACCTGAACCAGTGAGTCGATATACTCATCAATGGTCTGATCCTTACCGATCTCGCCGGGGCCAGAATCGTAGTCGCGCTGGAGGAAATAAGGGACGCTCGTTATACAGGTCTGCACGCTCTCACGTGTGATGTGCTGCGTGTATGTTCTGGCATCTCCGGTGAGAATAAGAGGTGACATCGTTCCCATCTCACACCTCAATCTGATTGCGGCTGCACATGCTTTTCAATGCCTCGATAACTGCCTGCGCTTCCCGCCGATTCAGCTTCGATCCTTCTTTGCCGAACATGCGTCTGGAGAGCGAATCCAGAGAGAGTTTCGGATAGATACCGTTGACCCTCTCGATTAAGATCGCCAACTTCTCATCCTGCTCCTCTGTGCGGCGCCATGCGTCGATTCGGGCGACGCCCGTGCTCTTATCTTTCAGGAGCTGATTTCTCTTCGCCTTCTGGAGCAGATCATTCAGGCGGCGAATGACTTCCTTTCCTTCGGCCTCCGTCAGATCGCTGATCGAGCTTTTCCCCGTGGCTGACATCACGAGGGTGTAAAGCTGATCATCGGTCATGCGCAGGCCGCCTTTTGCGATTCCCCAGATGCGCTTTATCGCACCCTTCGTGATATCGTTCTTCACTGTTGTATCTCCTCAGATCTCAAGCGTGCCGGCGATGCGCCAGCCCTTCTGTTTTGCATAGGATCGCAGGTCGGACTCTGCTTCCTCGGGATTAGTTCGAACCGGCAGGAGGGAAGGAGCGATTCGCTTTTTCATGCGATCACCTTCGCGCATCCTTACGGAGAAGTA
This region of Leptonema illini DSM 21528 genomic DNA includes:
- a CDS encoding DNA-methyltransferase, which translates into the protein MGTMSPLILTGDARTYTQHITRESVQTCITSVPYFLQRDYDSGPGEIGKDQTIDEYIDSLVQVFRGVRDVLHKTGTLWINIGDKFTGPGGARTCGRAERNWRRAGERRKGSCRIDGLASKNLIGVPSRLALALQADGWIWRQYCIWYKGGGFPESANDRPNTRHEAFLFFSKSQQYYWNKRHVKNHGTHGWDSVWIVRPGSYDGAHTATYPPELVEPLIIGGTPSVGVCEQCHAPLVEHRTVVGRQVTDKVRAMGSDARGQYNGKGRKDYEDASAPNPSDVKRRILDSASRIYEYHWKRSCSCSGLVKPATVLDPFAGAGMTGIAALKHNREFIGIELGPQHADEARQNLKKFSEGKRRKA
- a CDS encoding potassium-transporting ATPase subunit C, giving the protein MLYLKILFQSVVGLLFLTLLTGIVYPLAVFGFAQAIFPYQSNGSLIIDRSGGVLGSQLIGRRYESAGYLKGRPSASEYAAGAASNLGPMDRRLKDREQSDDRQPVLLRFSSGSGLDPHISGDAARFQFDRILSERNMKEDQRASLEQILAKCGETRSLFRADKVNVFCFNRLLDEKTSDR
- a CDS encoding phage protein GemA/Gp16 family protein is translated as MKNDITKGAIKRIWGIAKGGLRMTDDQLYTLVMSATGKSSISDLTEAEGKEVIRRLNDLLQKAKRNQLLKDKSTGVARIDAWRRTEEQDEKLAILIERVNGIYPKLSLDSLSRRMFGKEGSKLNRREAQAVIEALKSMCSRNQIEV
- a CDS encoding sensor histidine kinase, with the translated sequence MQDYNRPDPDALLRQIQKEEQKRRRGRLTIFLGMAAGVGKTYAMLQASHRRKTERNVLIGFVETHGRAETAALLEGLPVLPRKKIEYRGVQLEEMDLDAVLERRPDVVVVDELAHTNVPGTRHAKRWQDVVEIIEAGIDVWTAVNVQHVESRSGTAAQIAGAEIRETIPDSVLDMADEIDLIDIAPDELLERLQAGRIYERDRARRALDNFFKPERLIALRELSLRLTAEHVDQSLREQMREKHIEGPWKANERLLVAVSSSPTAADLIRWTRRQAYTLDSPWTAVYVEGSRPPDAVDRRRIESHLDLARELGAEVIVTHDENVAEGILRVARETNVTQIVLGRTGLSRFADVLRGGSITNRLLRNSGSIDIHVVAAPHKSQKETKLKEEVSSSLAGRFISNRLQYAVAALAVGIVTRLGLAALPVVGYWSISLFFLLAVLLLALVVGRGPVLLAAVRGE
- the kdpB gene encoding potassium-transporting ATPase subunit KdpB; its protein translation is MNIERDFGEFPRIQVDTSAHQPSSPEDRRKSFNRKIFIDSLRRAVMKMHPKEQLKNPVMFLVNIGALITTGIVAYEGFTTYRAVSSAESGSLFFHLQIMAWLWFTVLFANFAEAVAEGRGRAQSESLRKNRAETMARRLKGGNGNFADRSEEFVRASELRVDDIVVCEAGDIIPSDGDVIEGVASVDESAVTGESAPVVRESGGDRSAVTGGTRVTSDRIYIRITTAPGDTFLDRMIAMVEGASRQKTPNEIALSILLVALSGIFVLAVGAMIPFLIYTARGAQVDPSSLVDVPVLIALLVCLIPTTIGGLLSAIGISGMDRLIRKNVIATSGKAVEAAGDIDVLLLDKTGTITLGNRMAVQFLPAAAVDELELAEAAQLASLSDETPEGRSIVVLAKERFGLRARDIGNCTVIPFSAQTRMSGIDIPATDGRPARSLRKGAADAVRRMVLDSGKAFPYEVNMYVEDIAQAGGTPLVVTDAGRVLGVIFLKDVIKGGIRERFAQLRRMGIRTVMITGDNATTAAAIAAEAGVDDFMAQATPEAKLARIREEQAAGHLVAMTGDGTNDAPALAQADVGVAMNTGTQAAREAGNMVDLDSNPTKLIDIVETGKQLLMTRGALTMFSIANDVAKYFAILPAMLGGLYAADNSGPLQQLNLMNLATPQSAVLSAIIFNALIIVALIPLALRGVKYRAVGAESLLRRNLIVYGFGGLIAPFAGIKLIDLAVVTMGLV
- a CDS encoding MazG-like family protein, which encodes MNRIDIFNAISKERERQDGMWGEQNHEPTIWLGILGEEYGEVCKAAIEAHFETTINPLQYHAANHPVHTLIENYEKELIQVAAVAVAMIECLHRQRNTRPVLKQVEESETV
- the dcm gene encoding DNA (cytosine-5-)-methyltransferase — encoded protein: MNPVRIIDLFAGIGGFRLAFESVGARCVFSSEINPSARRTYKENFGDEPAGDIRNIHAMDIPRFDVLCAGFPCQPFSSAGVSKKQSMGRPHGFADKTSGTLFFEILRILEWHQPSAFLLENVKNLQAHDRGRTFTVIQKSLEALGYKLFVQLIDGRFWVPQKRQRIYIAGFRDRAAWAAFVRRFEDAISGSLFDESPLPKLADILDVDVPERYTLGDKTWSYLQGHAEKHRQKGNGFGVKGFADLDGCANTLPARYGKDGAEILIEQIGRNPRRLTPRECARLMGYPDDFVFPVSDSQAYKQLGNSVIPPVIRILAGAMVSSIDRGAVIGKESCVSL
- the kdpA gene encoding potassium-transporting ATPase subunit KdpA encodes the protein MDWIELLVYSVLLTMTAPLIGAMVATVFDPIMLRRPIAVAERWISLITRIDLQESMGWRRYALTALLFNLVGFVVLLVMQLWQSGLPLNPADKTGVPLDLAFNTAVSFVTNTNWQAYSGEDAMSYFVQMVGLGVQNFVSAATGIAVLIALIRGLRQGESEGIGNFWSDLFRSVMLLLPFSFILAIFLVSQGVVMNFDAPVTSVFDGFTQILPQGPGASQIAIKQLGTNGGGYFGVNSAHPYENPTELANLAESLSILILPAALVFTFGRMIGDVRQGRALFAAMMILFLVGLGVSLLSEFQANPALGVQAGEMMEGKETRFGVTQSVLWSVATTAASNGSVNAMHDSLSPLSGGVALLNMLLGEIVFGGVGSGLYGMILFVVLTVFMTGLMVGRSPEYLGKRIEAFEVKMAMIGVLVPGGVVLVLTGIACIYEPALQSLTNTGPHGFAEILYAFASGANNNGSAFGGLAANTPFYNYTIGGAMLLGRYAPMVTTLAIAGSLARKRIAPPSSGVFPTHSPLFVLLLIGVILIVGALTFFPALTLGPILEHLLMQSGVTL